TGGTTGAAGAAGCACTGTCGCCTAAAATGACATGAACGTTAGCTTCCCATCGCGGTACTGCGCTATTGTTAGGCGAACCTTTCTGGGGTGTAATCGCGCAGCCCATCGGAGGTGGTAATCATCTGCGGTTTGACCGATATAATTACTTCCTGGTGGAGCGGGACGCGATAGTACTGCTTCGACACCTGCGGATACTCGCTGGACGTGTGAAGCAATATTTTAAATCCTTGCACAGGGCcctaaaatacaaaaaaagccttttgattttgaacatcacATCACAGCTGCTTACTGTTTCTTACACGACAAATAAAATCCGTATCGCGCTCGTACAGATTTAACAGCACGTACAGTCCTGCCCGAGCACCGGCACCCAGTACTCGCACCGGATACGTATCGAGATCGGTATTCTCTGCATAGCCCTTCTCTAGCGACCACAGCGGAGACTGTCGCTTCTCCGAGATGTAGTCATAGTCACTGTGCAGCTCGTCCAACCTTAACATTTCCCCCGAAGACTGCGAGTTGAACGTGAAACAGATCCCTTCCTCGGTGATCGTTTCCGTGAAGAACTCGCTGCACAGCCCCGCATCGTTGCGCCATTTGCAGAAGAACAGTGCCGACTCGAGCGGCATCGACACATTCTTCAGCAGATCCACGCAGGCCGGATCAGTCGTTTGATTCAGGCTGACGCCACGAAGAATGTGCGCATCGCACACCTGGGCAACGGCACGGAAGCGATCGTAGCTAAAATCGACACAAAAACGCAACAGAAAAGCATCACTCTCAGCACATCGAAGCACATCGAAGCAcatcgaacacacacacacgacacagATGTTGGGATAGTAATGTGAACTTTACGTTTCGTTCGCCATCTCGTCGCGCCAGGTATCGTTCATCTGAAAGTATACCTGCGAGAAGTTAAGGTACTCGCTGCGGGCCTTCGTTTCCGGGCAGATCGTGACGGCGGGGAATGGGATCTGCCACACCGGGGTGGACTTTTCCGCGAAGCTCACAATCACCGGCGTCTGTTCCCACTTGCGGTAAATGTTCTGGATCAGCCGGCCGCATCCGTACACCGACAGCAGGAACGTCGCGATCCACCATATCCTGCAAGAGCGAAACAATTAACACGCACACtgccttctctctctcacacacacacacacgctccgCCACATACTTCTCGAacagggttcgtcgcttgcagCCAAAGTACTTGATGCCGTGCACGGTACTGTTGGAGCAGTACTCCAGAAACAAACTCTTGATGCCGCGCGTGAAGTTCCGTTTATCCCACGCGTTGATGGCTTTCAGCTCGAAATTGCTCACCGACCGCGAATCCATCCCGACCGACAAGCGCACCACGAATGATAAGCCCAGCCGTACCGACACGGTCCTATTTATACTATCACTGGCACCGGTATCATAACACCCGAAACACTCCTCGTCCCCTCCGCCCACGTGACAGCCCACGTGTGCTGCTGCAGAGCAGCCGGGAGGCGGCTAACCGAGTTGTCACGCCAAATTCCCCAAGCTGACTAACACACCTTAAACGCGCGCGCGAAACCATTCGACCCAGTGAGATCAGCATGTCGCGCGCTTTACTGTAGGTGTAAAGCAACGCCACGCCACGCCGAGCTACCGTCAAGTAGCGGGAATGGGCGGGCTGCAAAGGGGAGGGTTTGATGGGATCCTGGAACACAAACCACAGGGGAAACGATCCCGCTGTCTTCACCTGCAACGACATGAACGCGTCGGGGTGTGTATCCTTTAGCCCCGCCAGGCACGGCTGTGCTGGAGTTGCCACCTGCTGAGTGTGTCCTGTGAGAGTCAAATTTAGAGCACGCTCAAAACGCACAAACCCATTACAAGCGCCATCTATACATTATTCATTGAAAACGGGTAGACACTGCAGCTGAGAAttacacattttaaaacaattttcccTTCATTACACTGCCCCATAATGCCTTTGAAAGCGTTTCAACAAAAGCATTCAGTGCATCAACGATGCCGGTGCGTACATTTTGCGGCACTTTAGTCAATTAATCATCACTCTTGCGCTGTTGACAGACAGCGAAGGCAGAAGAAACCGAAAGGCCAtcaccaaaacaacaaccagaAGAAACACATAGAACAAATAAAACGAACAGTTGACAGCTGGACAAAGCAGATCTGTCACAGTGCGAATAGAGAGTGCGAACGTTCAATAAATCAACCGCTTGGGCATTTACCACGGTGCACTCTTTCTCTCGGTTTCTGGCCCGTTTTTGGCAGCAAACGCGCTCTCTtcctcttgctctctctctcccatttcacccattttgctttattagcaatattcatcaaaaataaaaccgtTTGCCGAAAAACTGGCGAGTGACGGTGTGCCGACGAGgatgatttatttgattgatAAATTGTACGCATTTCGGCGTTACTTCCGTTTCGTTGGCGAGTGGCCGTGCGATGTCGTTCGTGTTCGTGTGTACACGCCAACCGAACATAACGGTGTGTCCAACACAACCAATGCATTAATTTGGAAGGCCGAATGGTTTGTacgcattttgtttttgtgtttttttttttgttccatctCACGTTTAGCTAAGTGAAACCGAGGCGTGTCACACTCGAGGGAAATCGTACTCTAAACGGAAGCCAATGACTGCCTGTTGTGGCATGTGAATGGTAATTTATTCACCTTCACAAACGGACATTTAATTGAGCACGGGATGATGTACGCTTTAAAGTTGAATTTTTATTACCAACCGGGAATTAGTTGAGCGCAGACAAAGGTGCTAACCTTTTTCAAAGCGATAGCAAAGCTTTAATcgagtgtgtttgttgtgtgagTTGCATACATTTGGGCGCATAGCAGGAATATCATCAAAATGTTATGCTACTTGCACAAATTGATGATctttttgtaattttgcttGATAAGCTACTTTTTAACAAGGCTGTCATTTGTGTGGTATCAGT
This genomic interval from Anopheles merus strain MAF chromosome 3L, AmerM5.1, whole genome shotgun sequence contains the following:
- the LOC121598598 gene encoding pickpocket protein 28-like, with translation MDSRSVSNFELKAINAWDKRNFTRGIKSLFLEYCSNSTVHGIKYFGCKRRTLFEKIWWIATFLLSVYGCGRLIQNIYRKWEQTPVIVSFAEKSTPVWQIPFPAVTICPETKARSEYLNFSQVYFQMNDTWRDEMANETYDRFRAVAQVCDAHILRGVSLNQTTDPACVDLLKNVSMPLESALFFCKWRNDAGLCSEFFTETITEEGICFTFNSQSSGEMLRLDELHSDYDYISEKRQSPLWSLEKGYAENTDLDTYPVRVLGAGARAGLYVLLNLYERDTDFICRGPVQGFKILLHTSSEYPQVSKQYYRVPLHQEVIISVKPQMITTSDGLRDYTPERRQCFFNHERHLKYFKVYTQQNCELECTTNYTLHKCGCVKFSMPRDDRTEVCGASKIDCYNDAEDELLEEDVKFIVDKSRDYRAKCNCLPACTSVQYDAEISQADLDWKSLFSAFRQSLGEQDGAQFARLTIYFKEAQFITSKRSELYGVTDFLANCGGLLGLFMGVSLLSLAELIYFCSIRPFTILRAYRAKRRDSNVFFDAPPPIVEKPKDF